A part of Haloarchaeobius sp. HME9146 genomic DNA contains:
- a CDS encoding GNAT family N-acetyltransferase: MPGATFLSGETVDLCTIEEDDIEFLRDGINDPAVRVPVGNHTPYNLDEQRDWLENVASGDDEVNLCIVPTEGDEPVGVVTIAEIDETHGTAELGYWVAPEHHRNGYGSDAARTMVEYAFRERRIRSLMACVFAFNEASAGLLESVGFERTGTWPEWVFVDGEHHDVWLYTVTADEWLAE, encoded by the coding sequence ATGCCCGGCGCAACCTTCCTTTCAGGCGAGACGGTCGACCTCTGCACCATCGAGGAGGACGACATCGAGTTCCTCCGTGATGGCATCAACGACCCCGCGGTTCGGGTCCCGGTCGGCAACCACACACCGTACAACCTCGACGAGCAGCGCGACTGGCTGGAGAACGTCGCCTCGGGCGATGACGAGGTGAACCTCTGCATCGTCCCTACGGAAGGAGACGAACCGGTCGGCGTGGTCACCATCGCGGAGATCGATGAGACCCACGGGACCGCCGAACTCGGCTACTGGGTCGCACCCGAACACCACCGCAACGGCTACGGCTCCGACGCGGCCCGGACGATGGTGGAGTACGCCTTCCGCGAGCGCCGCATCCGGTCGTTGATGGCCTGTGTCTTCGCGTTCAACGAGGCGTCGGCCGGCCTGCTCGAATCGGTCGGCTTCGAGCGAACCGGGACGTGGCCCGAGTGGGTGTTCGTCGACGGCGAGCACCACGACGTGTGGCTCTACACCGTGACCGCCGACGAGTGGCTGGCAGAGTAG
- a CDS encoding GNAT family N-acetyltransferase, with amino-acid sequence MPGATFLAGDSVDLCNMEEEDIEFVTENVNDPDVRVPLGIAQPRNETQHEEWFEEEVSSDDDLTLLIVATETEEPVGVIRSNWMNERHGHAVLSCWLAADAHSQGYGKDATRTLITYLFEERRMETVRAEAFAFNDASNALLESIGMRHVGTLPNWAFVGGEHHDSNIYAVTAEQWWDER; translated from the coding sequence ATGCCCGGAGCTACCTTCCTCGCTGGCGACTCGGTCGACCTCTGCAACATGGAGGAAGAAGACATCGAGTTCGTCACGGAGAACGTCAACGACCCCGACGTTCGTGTCCCCCTCGGTATCGCCCAGCCACGGAACGAGACCCAACACGAGGAGTGGTTCGAGGAGGAGGTCTCCTCGGACGACGACCTCACACTGCTCATCGTCGCCACGGAGACGGAGGAGCCTGTCGGCGTCATCCGGTCGAACTGGATGAACGAGCGCCACGGTCACGCCGTCCTCTCGTGCTGGCTGGCGGCCGACGCCCACAGCCAGGGCTACGGGAAGGACGCGACCCGCACCCTCATCACGTACCTGTTCGAGGAGCGCCGCATGGAGACGGTCCGCGCCGAAGCCTTCGCGTTCAACGACGCGTCCAACGCGCTGCTGGAATCCATCGGCATGCGCCACGTCGGCACCCTCCCGAACTGGGCGTTCGTCGGTGGCGAGCACCACGACTCCAACATCTACGCCGTGACGGCAGAGCAGTGGTGGGACGAGCGGTAG
- a CDS encoding DUF420 domain-containing protein: MEKTVKQNVPAVTAVLTVVSLALVIGAARQLIPKSILPKAPEWLVSAIPHVNAVISLVAIGVIIAGLRAIKRKEYERHRKLMLAGVGLFLLFLVLYLYKVALKGPNPFPGSGLVEVAYLGILAIHMILAIFCLPLLYYVLLLAWTHPMAELKDTKHPKIGRIAAPLWLISFVLGNVVYVLLYLVY, translated from the coding sequence ATGGAGAAGACGGTCAAGCAGAACGTCCCCGCCGTGACGGCAGTGCTGACGGTGGTCTCGCTCGCGCTGGTCATCGGGGCGGCGCGCCAGCTCATCCCGAAGTCGATACTCCCGAAGGCCCCCGAGTGGCTGGTCTCGGCCATCCCGCACGTCAACGCGGTCATCAGTCTCGTCGCCATCGGGGTCATCATCGCCGGCCTGCGCGCCATCAAGCGCAAGGAGTACGAGCGCCACCGGAAGCTGATGCTCGCTGGGGTCGGGTTGTTCCTGCTGTTCCTCGTGCTCTACCTCTACAAGGTCGCGCTGAAGGGGCCGAATCCGTTCCCCGGCAGCGGGCTCGTCGAGGTGGCGTACCTGGGCATCCTCGCGATTCACATGATTCTCGCCATCTTCTGCCTGCCACTGCTGTACTACGTGCTGTTGCTCGCCTGGACGCACCCGATGGCGGAGCTGAAGGACACGAAACACCCGAAAATCGGCCGCATCGCCGCGCCGCTGTGGCTCATCTCGTTCGTGCTCGGGAACGTGGTGTACGTCCTGCTGTATCTGGTCTACTGA
- a CDS encoding plastocyanin/azurin family copper-binding protein, whose amino-acid sequence MTDISKTDRRTVLRTAGIALATAGLAGCLGSNSQGETTTPEPTETPTEMEPAPDTGTATVQVGPEGKFVFTPGTDEPLTVTTGTTVTFVWESNTHNILVTSQPEGADWPGHEPIEDEGFEYEYTFEVPGTYEYVCEPHESLGMIGEIVVEE is encoded by the coding sequence ATGACAGACATCTCGAAGACAGACCGCCGCACAGTCCTCCGAACCGCTGGTATCGCCCTCGCGACAGCTGGCCTCGCCGGCTGTCTCGGCTCGAACAGTCAGGGAGAGACGACGACGCCCGAACCGACCGAGACGCCGACGGAGATGGAGCCCGCCCCCGACACCGGCACCGCGACGGTGCAGGTCGGCCCCGAGGGGAAGTTCGTGTTCACGCCCGGAACCGACGAGCCGCTCACCGTGACCACCGGTACGACCGTCACATTCGTCTGGGAGTCGAACACCCACAACATCCTCGTCACGTCCCAGCCCGAGGGGGCAGACTGGCCGGGCCACGAACCCATCGAGGACGAGGGGTTCGAGTACGAGTACACGTTCGAGGTCCCCGGAACCTACGAGTACGTGTGTGAACCGCACGAGTCGCTCGGGATGATCGGCGAGATCGTCGTCGAGGAGTGA
- a CDS encoding multiprotein-bridging factor 1 family protein yields the protein MPKYSTGGSSGGSDGDTCELCGAASDGLRRANVAGATLQVCPSCAPHDDAQKQQSSGSNRSKQQDESDRKRRAVQNAAKANDVWDGDSKRWEEEGTNYDDDPLPYLVKDYGKIVTEKRQEQGLQREELASELGVDESDIIAIEQGRATQAGIGGGLITALEDMLDIELADS from the coding sequence ATGCCGAAGTACTCGACGGGCGGTTCGTCGGGTGGCAGCGACGGTGACACCTGTGAACTCTGCGGCGCGGCCAGCGACGGCCTGCGGCGGGCGAACGTCGCGGGCGCGACACTCCAGGTGTGTCCCTCGTGTGCGCCCCACGACGACGCGCAAAAGCAGCAGTCGAGCGGGAGCAACCGCTCGAAACAGCAGGACGAGTCGGACCGGAAACGTCGGGCGGTCCAGAACGCCGCGAAGGCGAACGACGTCTGGGACGGCGACTCCAAGCGCTGGGAGGAGGAGGGGACGAACTACGACGACGACCCGCTCCCGTACCTCGTGAAGGACTACGGGAAGATCGTCACCGAGAAGCGCCAGGAGCAGGGCCTCCAGCGCGAGGAACTCGCGAGCGAACTCGGCGTCGACGAGTCCGACATCATCGCCATCGAGCAGGGACGTGCCACCCAGGCCGGCATCGGTGGCGGCCTCATCACGGCGCTCGAAGACATGCTGGACATCGAACTCGCGGATTCGTAG